The genomic stretch aaagtcAACAGTTGATtatgtgtaataaattaaacaattgattatttatacaataaataatgttttgaaattcttcatacaataaattaaataatggattattaatatgattaaataaacacttgaatctttgtatgataagttaaacctgtgaattaattatataatttaaacacttgacctctttatataataaactaaacaattggttatttatataataaattaaacaattgatttttttatataataaatgaaacacctgaattatttatataataaattaaacaattgtttctttatataataaatttaacatgaattatttatatgaattaaacaattgtttCTTCACAGAATAAAtttaacacttgaattatttgtataataatttcatcaattgaattatttagatgcttaatttatgaaaataattcaatagtttaatttaacaactgaagttgttatgtaagaaattaaacaattgattatttatataatgaattaaactattgaattatttatataataaatgaaacagttgaattatttatataataattaaaaccttttaattatttatataataaattgaactattgaattatttagataataaatgaaacagttgaattatttaaataataaattaaacaaataaactatttatgtaataaattatacacttgaatgcttcattaataaattaaacacttgtttatttgtataataaattcaccaattgaattatttatacaataaattaaacaacggaactatttatatattaaattatacacttgaattattatataattaaactactgaattatttatccaatatattaatcaatttaattattcatagaataaattaaacaattcaataatttacataaaaaattaaacacttgaattatttataatatattgaacaattgaattatttacataataaatttagctgttgaattttttatacaataaattaaactcttggttatttatataataaattaatcaattgaataatttaagctattgaattctctttataataaatgaaacatttgaagtattcatataataaattaaacacttgaaaacaatttaattattgatataacaaaataagcaattcattacttatttaatgaattaaactattgagttatttatattacattttaaacttttcaattatttatataataaatgaagccagcttggacaaaatggcggcaagcgcggccaccatcttggaaaaaatggcagctgccgccatcttgtcagatggcggcaagaggCCGACAgactgtccccagtgatcccgcagtgaccccaggatgtcccagtgaccccagagtgatgccTGTCCCTTTCGAACAGGTCAATCCCACCAccaagaatcttacagcgcaggaggcctctcggcccatcatgcctgtgctggctctttgaaagagctgtccaattagtccgactcccctgccctttccccatagccctgcaaatgtttcctttcagtgtttatccaattcccttttgaaagttattattaaatctgcttccaccgccctttcaggcagcgcattccagatcataactcgctgcgtaaaataaaaccctcatcgccatctggttcttttgccaattaccttaaatctgtgtcctctggttaccgacccttctgccactggaaatagtttctccttatttaatctattaaaactcttcataattttgaacacctctattaaatctccccgtaaccttctctgctcaaaagaGAATAatcccagtctctccgcataactgaagtccctcatccctggtaccattctagtaaatctcctctgcaccctctccaaggctttgacatccttcctaaagtgtggcacccagaattggacacaatactccagctgaggcctaaccagtgttttagaaaggtttagtataacttccttgctttcgtattcgatgcctctattaataaagcccaggatccttcaaggatttgtgtctgtgcactccccaggtctctctgttcctgcattccctttaaaattgtaccatttagtttatattgcctctcctcattcttcctgccaaaatgtatcacttcccacttctctgcattaaatttcatctgccatgtgtctgcccattccaccagtctatgtcctcctgaagtctgttactatcctccacattgtttactacatttccgagtttcgtgtcatctgcaaagtttgaaattataccctgaatacccaagtgcaagtcattaatatacatcaaaaagagcagtggtcctaatactgacccctggggaacaccactgtatatttccctccagtctgaaaaacaaccgttcaccactactctctgtcccttagccaattttgtaaccatgcagccactgtccctttaatcccaggggcttcaaatgatcccttctgtctctggaccccgtttataccgtccttccccaaaaacttattccacaactctgccctctggtgtagaaaggtcccagccctctgactccatctccctggtttagatgagtggaggcctccagcccatggagcaccccatctaACGGCCCATGAAAGGACTCTGTGTTTTCCCTCCGCTGCCCCACTGAGAGCCTCCCCTCCGGGTGTTCCATCCTGCCCACACTcgccccagtttgtacacacgtacccttatcctgcagtcaaacttggaatgaaaatatgcagaatcttatctgcctcgacaaggcccccttgtcagaagatggtgggttcgagccccactccagagactcgagcacctaatccaggccgacactcccagtgcagtactgagggagtgcggcactgtcggaggtgccgtctttcggatgagacgttaaactgagtccctgcctgcccctctcaggtggacgtaaaagatcccacggccactaatgggagaagagcagaattctcccctgggtgttctggccaatatttatccctcaaccaacgccactaaaacacagattatctggtcattatcacaacgctgtttgtgggatcttgctgtgcgcaaattggctgcccgtttcctaaattgcaacagtgactacacttcaaaatagtacattattggctataaagtgatctgggacgtcccgagatcgtggaaggggcgaaataaatgtacgtttttaaaaaactaagtccctttgacactggggatcagtcctGCAGTCCTTTTAACCCCTGGTCCCTGGTACCCAAGCCCCAGACCACCCCTCTTTACTCCGAGGGCTAGTGGAGGGCAGTTGGGGCAAGGGATGCTTTGCCACAAAGTGCCTGAAGCAGAGCCCACTGCATCTTTCACAGGACGACTGGATAACCGTATGAAGCTGAGGCTCGTGctatgggggagagaaggggagaggggcttatgtcccgggaggtggagggagctaaaacccacaaacttctgactcggaggggtgagtgacgctgaccgaggaacgagacagggtccccgagaccgagagcagtaagtggagaaggggcgggtgttgcagactgaagcctgtgctgggtgctcctaccattggtgtctctcatctcttcctctcgctgcttcatgtcggcaaagtcattgacgatcgactctgacagatcctccaatcgtcgcagctccacctcaagtggcttcagcttctccgccttggcgatctgggcagggagagagagagagagagacggcctgtaagatcggacaaagatgtagtaaatccattgttgacttgagagacccacactacagaaaggatattgaagcactggaggcagtgcgggAAGGATTTACAAGGACGTTACAGGAATTCAGTGGATGCGGACGTGCCCGTCACgatagattgagcaggctggggctcttttctctgtaaaagactaagaggagacccgatagagatattcaaaattcgGATTGGTGAAtgtggagaaactgcttccactagtgggggagaccagaacaagggggccgaAATATAAGAGAGGCACGAAAAGATCAagtaaagaattcaggaggaatttctttacagagagcggtgagaatgtggaactcgctgcgaaacagagtgattgaggcgaatagtatttaaggggaggcttgatgcgtatatgagggagaaaggaatcgagggatatgggggcagagtgggaggaggctcgtgtggaggataaacaccagtaTGAAgccactgggccgaatggcctgtttctctgctgtagattCTACATTACCGCAGGGAAGGGGATATAAAGCACGGACACTCACATCTTCATAGTTCTTGGCTTCAACTCCATGTTTGGTGTTGAGAATAATCAGCTGGTCAGGAACTCGAAAATGGCCTGAGAACAAGAAAACACCAAGCTGAGGACCGGCCCCCACCGACACCCCGTGTGGGATCGGCCCTCGCCGACATTACTGCTCCATGGTCATGGAACTACGCACTCCCACAGgggcccctgaacccccaaacccacggggactccgcactcccacaggggcccctgaacccccaaacccacggggactccgcactcccacacgggcccccgaacccccaaacccacggggactccgcactcccacaggggcccctgaaccccgaaacccacggggactccgcactcccacaggggcccctgaacccccaaacccacggggactccgcactcccacacgGGCCCCCGAACCCCCAGACCCacggggactccgcactcccacacgggcccctgaacccccaaacccacggggactccgcactcccacaggGGCCCCAGAACCCCCAAACGGGCCCCTGAACCCGCAAACCCACCGGGACTCCGCATGCCCACAAAGGCCCCagaacccccaaacccacggggactacgcactcccacacgggcccccgaacccccaaacccacggggactccgcactcccacaggGGCCCCAGAACCCCCAAACGGGCCCCTGAACCCACAAACCCACGGGGACTCCGCATGCCCACACAGGGGCCCCAGAACCCCCAAACGGGCCCCTGAACCCacggggactccgcactcccacaggGGCCCCAGAACCCCCAAACGGGCCCCTGAACCCACAAACCCACGGGGACTCCGCATGCCCACACAGGGGCCCCAGAACCCCCAAACgggcccctgaacccccaaacccacggggactccgcactcccacaggGGCCCCAGAACCCCCAAACGGGCCCCTGAACCCACAAACCCACGGGGACTCCGCATGCCCACACAGGCCCCagaacccccaaacccacggggaCTACGTACTCCCACACGGGTCCCTGAACCCCCTGGCTTCTGTGGGGGataccgggaggaggccgagatggatcatccactcggcacttctggctgaagatggttgcaaacgcttcagccttgtcttttgcactcacgtgctggactccgccatcactgaggatggggatgtttacagagcctcctcctcccgttagttgtttaattgtccaccaccattcacgactggatgtagcaggactgcagagctttgatctgatccgttggttgtggaatcacttagctctgtctatagcatgttggttccgctgtttaccatgcatgtagtcctgagttgcagcttcaccaggttggcacctcatttttaggtacgtctggtggtgctcctggcatgctcttatacactcctcattgaaccagggttgatccactggcttgttggtaatggtggagtgaggaaaatgtcgggccatgaggttacagattgtgctggaatacaattctgctgctgctgatggcccacagcgcctcatggatgcccagttttgagctgctagatctgttctgaatctatcccatttagcacggtggtagtgccacacaacacgttggatggtgtcctcagtgcgaagacgggacttcgtctccacgaggactgtgcggaggtcactcctaccaatactgtcatggacggatgcatctgtgacaggtggattggtgagggcaaagtcaagtaggtttttccctcgtgttggtttgctcaccacctgccgcaggcccagtctggcagctatgttgctaacagtccttttatacttgttttaactgtctgattcacttgttttattccttatgctatCTGCACTTGTGTgtagaactcttatttgggcaacagaCCAACTGGACCACATCGAgaatatactgtgtgcagttttggtctccttatttaaggaaggacgtaattgctttggaggcggttcagagaaggttcactcgactgattcctgggatgagggggttatcttatgaggaatggttggacaagttgggcctgtacaggctggagtttagaagaatgagaggtgatcttattgaaacatataagatcctgaggagactcgaaggggcagatgctgagagggtgtttccccttatGGGGAACtaggggaccacagtttaaaaataaatggtctcccatttaagacggagatgaggataaattttttctctcagagggtggtgagtctgtggaactcccttccccagagagcggtggaggcagggtcagtgaatatttttaaggctgagttagatcgattcctgattaacaggggagtcaaaggttacagtagatagacgggaaagcagggttgaggtcacaatcggatcagccttgatcttatcaaatggcagaggggccgaatggcctactcctgctcttaattcgtaggttctgatgctgtttttctaacttcttaaatatatcacacttgttttttatcactgctgtattattttttaatcagttattttattatttcctgtattttttgatgaacctgaagtatttatattacctgtgacactatttgtgacctggactttgttctcatccctttttcttatcagtgagctattttcacttttattattatttctgccCGAGCCCTCCCCGTACCCCAGGACCCCCCCTCGGACTCACTCACCCGGGGGCAGGCGGCTCTCGAAGCAGATCTCGAACATGTCGTAGTCGTCAGTGGTGAAGGCGAATTTGCCCTTAGTCGCCTCCTCCTTAGAGTACAGGATGTGGCCGGAGGAGTccgtcacctgggggaggggaaacagagaggttacaccctggctccagcccggaactgtcccccacagctccctccccacaccaccctcccaatggtggaaaggtacaaaaagatcattaaaaaggataatggaacgttggcctttatctcgagggctggaatacaaagaggtggaagttatattacagctggacagagctctggtcagaccccatctggagacactgcgtccagttctgggcaccgtcccctcaggaaggatatatcggccttggagggggtgcagtgcagattcaccagaatgataccggggctaaaagggttaaattacgaagacaggttgcagagacgaggcttgtattccctcgagtgtcgaagattaaggggtgatcgaatcgaggggtttaagatgattaaaggatttgatggggtcgatagagagaaactatttcctctggtggggggagtccagaacaagggggaataatcttaaaattagagcccggccgttcaggggtgatgtcaggaagcatttcttcacacaaaggggagtgggaatctggaactctctcccccggaaaagggggaggccgggggtcaattgaaaatttcaaaactgagattgatggatttttgttgggtgaggggattaaagggaatggaaccaaggggggaaatggagtgaaatacaaatcagacatggtcggactgaatgggggacatggtcggactgaatgggggacaagctccctctccaccccctctctctctctccaccctcctccccctcccccccctccctctctcccctccccctctcccctccccctcccctccccccctccacacccacacccctccccccccacaccccaccccctccccccccacacccaacccctttccccccccctctcccaccccctttcccccccctctccgctcccctcccccccacacccacccccccacacccaccccctttcccctcccgtcccccccctctcccctcccccacccacaccctcccccccccacacccctcccccccccacccaacccccccacacccaccccccctccccccccacccaacccccccacacccaccccccctcccccccccacacccacccccctcccccccccacccaacccccccacacccacccccctcccccccccacccaacccccccacacccaccccccctccccccccccacacccacccccctcccccccccacaccacaccccccctccccccccccacacccacccccctcccccccccacacccaccccccccctccccccccccacacccacccccccctcccccccccacacccaccccccctcccccccccacacccacccccttcccccccccacacccaccccccttcccccccccacacccaccccccttcccccccccacacccaccccctttcccccctccccttcccccctccctctcctccccctccctccctcccctccccccccacacccaacccctttcctcccccccccacacccaccccctttcccctccaccccctttccccacccaccccctttcccctccacccccacacccaccccctttcccctcccacaaccaccccctttcccctcccccctccctctccccccactctctctccccccccacaccccaccccctttcccctctcccccctccaccccctttcccctccctccaccccctttccccacccaccccctttcccctccacccccacacccaccccctttcccctgccccccccacaccaccccctttcccccccacacccacccctttgccctccccctctctctccccccactctctctccccccccacacccacccccctttcccctccccccccacacccaccccctttcccctccccccccccacacccaccccctttcccccccctctcccctcccccccccctcccccccacacacccaccccctttcccccccccctctccccctcccccccccccccctccccccccccccccctcccccccccccccctcccccccccccccccctccccctccccccccccccctccccccccccccccctccccctccccctcccccccccccctccccccctctctccccccttcccccctctctccctcccgccttgAGGTGGGGGCGGGCGGCCGGCTGTTCGCTCAGCTCGGACTCTCCGCTCACCAGCCTGTCCTTGTGGATCTCCTCCCGCAGACACTTCCTGGCGTTGGACGGCAGCTGGAAGGAGATGGCGCCGGCGGCCAGCAGCTGGTTCAGGGCggcgaggggcaggagcagggcggggggaggaggtgagggcctgaggccggggactgggagtcggggaggggcctgaggccggggactgggagtcggggaggggcctgaggccggggactgggagtcggggaggggccggggactgggagtcggggaggggcctgaggccggggactgggagtcggggagggcctgaggccggggactgggagtcggggaggggcctgaggccggggactgggagtcgggcctgaggccggggactgggagtcgggcctgAGGCCGCTCTCGGGTCGCTCGGTTCCTGCGCGGTTTCCAGGGGCAACGGATTCCGGCCCAGGCCCAGCGACCGTTACTATGGGCGGCCTGGTAttatgggatggagggagaggcctgtccccaactttagttctttcaatgtggacgccgggcagggtgggatgtgtcggaggtccccggggtgtttgggtcacgaggggaggggggagacaggctgagggtgggggggactcggtttggggtgagggcagaggggggagacaggctgagggtgggggggactcggtttggggtgagggaagagggggagacaggctgagggtagggggagacaggctgagggtggggggggactcggtttgaggtgagggaagagggggagacaggctgagggtggggggactcggtttggggtgagggaagagggggagacaggctgagggtggggggactcggtttggggtgagggaagagggggagacaggctgagggtgggggggactcggtttggggtgagggaagaggggggagacaggctgagggtgggggggactcggtttggggtgagggaagagggggagacaggctgagggtgggggggactcggtttggggtgagggaagagggggagacaggctgagggtggggggactcggtttggggtgagggaagagggggagacaggctgagggtggggggactcggtttggggtgagggaagagggggagacaggctgagggtggggggactcggtttggggtgagggaagagggggagacaggctgagggtggggggactcggtttggggtgagggaagagggggagacaggctgagggtgggggggactcggtttggggtgagggaagagggggagacaggctgagggtgggggggactcggtttggggtgagggaagagggggagacaggctgagggtgggggggactcggtttggggtgagggaagagggggagacaggctgagggtgggggggactcggtttggggtgagggaagagggggagacaggctgagggtgggggggactcggtttggggtgagggaagagggggagacaggctgagggtggaggggactcggtttggggtgagggaagagggggagacaggctgagggtggggggggactcggtttggggtgagggaagagggggagacaggctgagggtgggggggactcggtttggggtgagggaagagggggagacaggctgagggtggggggactcggtttgaggtgagggaagagggggagacaggctgagggtgggggggactcggtttggggtgagggaagaggggggagacaggctgtgagggtttcaaatcagtaaaataggtccttgaaatgtggctcattccagcagacaggtctcctggtcaaaccagtcctgccctgggctgtcactggattaacatgagaatggacaggtccctgagggagacccattgagattcagtctaatatctcaaatgatgtggagatgccggtgatggactggggtggacaaatgtcaggaatcttacaacaccaggttatagtccaacagttttatttgaaaatcacaagctttcggaggctttctccctttgtcaggtgagtgtgggattccatgaaaggcacACCGCTTTATAGTCAgagcacaatgcctggtgattacagataatctttccaactgcccgttgtcaaggca from Heptranchias perlo isolate sHepPer1 unplaced genomic scaffold, sHepPer1.hap1 HAP1_SCAFFOLD_487, whole genome shotgun sequence encodes the following:
- the LOC137313834 gene encoding transmembrane emp24 domain-containing protein 10-like yields the protein AAHSNGRWAWAGIRCPWKPRRNRATRERPQARLPVPGLRPDSQSPASGPSPTPSPRPQALPDSQSPASGPSPTPSPRPLPDSQSPASGPSPTPSPRPQAPPRLPVPGLRPSPPPPALLLPLAALNQLLAAGAISFQLPSNARKCLREEIHKDRLVTDSSGHILYSKEEATKGKFAFTTDDYDMFEICFESRLPPGHFRVPDQLIILNTKHGVEAKNYEDIAKAEKLKPLEVELRRLEDLSESIVNDFADMKQREEEMRDTNGEDLQRETQTKDHVKI